The Paenibacillus beijingensis nucleotide sequence GCCTGTTTCAGCTGCTCGACGAATTGCTGCGGCGTATACTTTCCGAGCACCAGGCCGCTTAACGCTTGCGGAAACTCGGTGGCAACCGCCGAGCTTACGCTCGCCTGGAAATGTGGAATGATGTACGGCGCCGCTTCCATGCCTTGCTTCATCTCGGTTTGCAGCCGGTCGACCTTATCGCCTGCCGCAACATCATACTTGATGACGAACAGCGATCCGGAATCGAGCGATATTTTTTTCACATTGTCCGGCGAGGTCAAATATTTCAGAAACTTGACGATCGCTTCTTCTTTCCGTTTATCCTTTTGTTTGCCCACGGCAAGGCTTGCCTGTACAAAGCCGATATACTGCCCGGCCGCTCCTTTGCCGCCTTCATAAACCGGGGCAGGCGCGACTTCGATGGAGTCGTACAAGTTGGCGACGCCTTCTTTCTTGATCCGGCCGATGAACCAAGGTCCGTTAAGGAGTACCGCCGTCTTCTGATTTAAGAAGTGGCCGGCAGGATCCGTCAGTCCGACCGCATCATCGGTCGTGTAGTCGAACAGCTTCTTTAACACTTCCGCGGCCTGCACGAATGCCGGATCGTCAAATCCGCGCTTGTATACATCCGGGCCGCCGATTGCGGACAGCAGCTGCGAGTACCAGAGCATGGACGTCCAGCCGCTGCCTCCAGTCAGCTGCGTTGCGGGCGCGATACCTGCGGCTTTCAGTTTGTCGAAAGCGGCAAACAGCTCGGTGTACGTTTTCGGGAAGTCGTTTAGACCCGCTTGCTTGAACAGCTTCGTATTATACAGCACCGGCGTGACGCCGAATTCGAATGGAATCGAGTACACTTTGCCGTCGTACGACGCCCCGTCAAAGGCGTGATCGATAAACGTGCTTTTCCATTGCTCATCCAAATAAGGCGTCAGGTCGGCCAAATTTCCCGATTTGTAATACAGCTGCGCATCGGCCGAGTTGTCGAAAGAAAATAGATCCGGCGTTGAGCCGGTCGAAATGCTGGTCCGGATTTTATCTTTATATGCGCCGTAATCCGGGATTTCCTCCACGACGACTTTGATTTTGCCTTTGTTTTGTTCGTTAAAGTCGTTAATAACTTGCGCGACTGTGGCCGCTTTGGAGTCTTTCGCTACCCATATGCTTGGAAATTTGATTTCGATTTCCGATGCTTCGCCGCTTTTGGCATTTTGTGTGCAGGCGCTCAGCAGCGTGGAAATGGTCAGCATGACGGCAGGCAGCAGCAAGAGCGATCTCTTTTTCATCGTACATACACCCCTCGAATGGTTGACTGGTAAGTAATGAAACATATATTTATCAGCTCTCTAGTCGTCTAGTTGATATCCGATAAAGTAACTTGGTTTACTATATGTTTAACATAGTATCAATCCGGAGGGGCACAAGTAAATGTCATTTTTAGTTCTGAACAAATGTCATTTTGCGGTGACGAAAAAGACGCCCCTCAAAGTTTCCGTCGGTTTTCCCGCGAGGGGCTGTCCGGGCGGCAGCTTTAAGGGGCGTGCGTTAACATCGTGAAAAGCGTTTCTTCTTAATGAAGCTTCATATATTCGTCCGGCGTTTTGCCGACGATCGATTTAAAATCGCGGATAAAATGCGACTGGTCGTAGTAGCCGAGCTCCGCCGACAGTTTCGCAAACCCGATCTGCCGTCCGCCGTCGATCGCTTCGGCCGCATTTTGGATCCGGTACAATTTGATGACCCATTTCGGACTGACGCCGACGTATTGATTGAACAGCCGCTGCAGCTTTCGTTTGTTCATGCCGAACCGGTCAACCAGCTGTTCCACTTTCGTCAATTCATCCTCATCGCTGATGAGGTCGATCATCCGGTTGATCAGCACGACCGTTTCATCCGGGGCCGGGAGATGCCGGCGAAGAAAGGCGTCCGCGAGTTCAACCATCGTCCCCGGATCATCCTGGGATAAAATCGAATGCTCCAGCCTGCCGCCTTCCGCGCCGAAGATGCCGGCGATGCCGACGGGACTGCCCGTTAGTCTGGAGACGGGCCATTTGACAAACGGATAAAATCCGCCGGGCTTGAACTTGACGCCGAACACCCGCCCTTTTCCTTGAATCGTTTGGGACTGTTTGCTTTTGGCGACGCCGTATACGGCTGTTTTGCCGCTTTCAAAAATCAGATTGACGCAAGGATTCGGCACGACATCCTGCACATAGGGAGGCTGTCCGCTCAAATCCCAGCTCACGAGCCAGAAGTGCTTGACGAATCCGGCAAGATCCTCCGACGGAGCGTAACGGGCAAGCTGAAATTTTGTTTCGCCTTCTTTTAAATTCAACACGCCCATGCTGCGCGTATGGGATTGCAGGCTCATCAGTCTCACTCCTGTTGTTCGTATCGAACGAATGGAATTCGCGCAGGAAACGAGATTTTCCGGCTTTCCAGTTATTCCATACGGAAGGGGCGTTTACCTGCCGTGTCCGTCCGGAATGAGTCGTATGGATTGTGCATACGGGCGGCCGCGTTGTCGCGTTTTTACAATCCATTTTCGGAGCGGTAAAGGTATAATCGTTCTGACAACAGTGAAACAGCGCTGCAAACCGGATTTATTGATTTGACAAAGGAGCGGATCGAAGTGGAACTGAAATACGAATTTTATATCGGCGCGACGCCGGAGCAGGTATGGAATGCATTTGTTTCCCCGGAAGGAACCCGCAAAACGTTTTTCGGCTGCGTCATCGATTCCACCTTTAAAGAAGGGGAATCGATGGCCTACGTCGGTCCGGGCGCCGATGGCGATCAGACCGTCCATGTGTACGGCACCATTGCGGCGTATAAGCCGCATGAAGTGTTCAGTTTCATCGAGCATCCGGGACCGTCTTATCACCCGAACCACGAAGAGCTGGAGTCGAGAGTGACCTTTACGCTTGAGGTAGTCGGCGGATGTACGAAGCTGACGCTGGTCAATGACCAGTGGACGGAAAATCACCCTTCGCTTGAAAATGCGAGCGGCCATTGGTGGATGATTTTGAGCAACATCAAAACGGTCGCCGAAACCGGGAAAACGCTCGACTTCGGCTGGTGAAGCGGCAACTGCCCGTATTGAAGAGGAATGGATGATCTGCTTCATCAAAAAACCGGCTATTGAATGCTAAATGGCTTTGGTGCGCTTCAGGGGCGCTGCTTGGAACCGGTTAGGGCATTGGGATGGGAATCCCGTAATGTCCACTGGTTGCAGCCCCTTTGAAGTGTTTTTTTTGCGCGCAATCGAATGAAAGCGTACAGACCGCCGAAATTTTGCACGGAGGCATATTCTCGCATATATTTATTGTATAGAAATAATTTCTGGATTCACGCCCCTTCGTTATTGCATTTTTGCAAGTTTATGGGAAAATTTGTACATGGGGACTTTTTTGTTCCTGCGCAAGGCGGTTTACTAACGATCGGCAAGGAGGAAGGCAGGCGAACAGATGACGGAAGGGTTACTAATGCTCCTGAATGAATGGGGAATATGGGGCGTGCTTGCCTCTTTATTTATTGAAGGC carries:
- a CDS encoding ABC transporter substrate-binding protein; the encoded protein is MKKRSLLLLPAVMLTISTLLSACTQNAKSGEASEIEIKFPSIWVAKDSKAATVAQVINDFNEQNKGKIKVVVEEIPDYGAYKDKIRTSISTGSTPDLFSFDNSADAQLYYKSGNLADLTPYLDEQWKSTFIDHAFDGASYDGKVYSIPFEFGVTPVLYNTKLFKQAGLNDFPKTYTELFAAFDKLKAAGIAPATQLTGGSGWTSMLWYSQLLSAIGGPDVYKRGFDDPAFVQAAEVLKKLFDYTTDDAVGLTDPAGHFLNQKTAVLLNGPWFIGRIKKEGVANLYDSIEVAPAPVYEGGKGAAGQYIGFVQASLAVGKQKDKRKEEAIVKFLKYLTSPDNVKKISLDSGSLFVIKYDVAAGDKVDRLQTEMKQGMEAAPYIIPHFQASVSSAVATEFPQALSGLVLGKYTPQQFVEQLKQADAK
- a CDS encoding helix-turn-helix domain-containing protein, which translates into the protein MSLQSHTRSMGVLNLKEGETKFQLARYAPSEDLAGFVKHFWLVSWDLSGQPPYVQDVVPNPCVNLIFESGKTAVYGVAKSKQSQTIQGKGRVFGVKFKPGGFYPFVKWPVSRLTGSPVGIAGIFGAEGGRLEHSILSQDDPGTMVELADAFLRRHLPAPDETVVLINRMIDLISDEDELTKVEQLVDRFGMNKRKLQRLFNQYVGVSPKWVIKLYRIQNAAEAIDGGRQIGFAKLSAELGYYDQSHFIRDFKSIVGKTPDEYMKLH
- a CDS encoding SRPBCC family protein; the encoded protein is MELKYEFYIGATPEQVWNAFVSPEGTRKTFFGCVIDSTFKEGESMAYVGPGADGDQTVHVYGTIAAYKPHEVFSFIEHPGPSYHPNHEELESRVTFTLEVVGGCTKLTLVNDQWTENHPSLENASGHWWMILSNIKTVAETGKTLDFGW